A DNA window from Arachis hypogaea cultivar Tifrunner chromosome 18, arahy.Tifrunner.gnm2.J5K5, whole genome shotgun sequence contains the following coding sequences:
- the LOC112772696 gene encoding serine/threonine-protein kinase-like protein ACR4, whose product MGFSSSQFFIGFLLELVVLACLWLQVSSFGSMSSVAASFGDKHVVCGLKPDGSHTVTCNGTNSAIIHETPAQFQFLGLTGGDGFVCGILMSSKQPYCWGRNRFITKKIDVSQPLVKGAQYLEISAGDNHLCGLRKPLIWGKTERKNSIVDCWGFNMTRTYVFDGIIQSISAGSGFNCGLFSQNRTAFCWANHYANSLAILAVPRGKRFRKIAAGGNHVCGILEGVNSRTVCWGRSLDEMPVKMAKITSIHADAGQGLGNVLLPPNESMISIVGGKFHACGIKTNGLGVICWGYTYGQGTPPSGTKITDIAAGDYFNCANLAEKSNQILCWGVGYSNSLPKPAVLPGKCNSNSCPPGSYEMEQHKDKGVCNSSNAHFCVPCSGACPYEMYQTSPCNLTSDRICEYNCSACVSPQCFSNCSPSSLGSPPTGSSKDERFWSLQVPVVVAEIAFAIFMVSILSTTAVLYVRYKLRDCQCSATRSSKVKKHNVSSSSLQKENSKTRPEIRKAKKFNYEELERATSGFKEEYIVGKGSFSCVFKGVLKDGTVVAVKRAIRAQKSSNELQTELDLLSRLNHAHLLSLLGYCEEGGEIILVYEFMAHGSLHQHLHGQNKELKEQLDWIRRVTIAVQAARGIEYLHGYACPPVIHRDIKSSNILIDEEHNARVADFGLSLLGPADSSTPLAELPAGTLGYLDPEYYRLHYLTTKSDVYSFGVLLLELLSGRKAIDMQYDEGNIVQWAKPLIKSGDIAAILDPVLKPPPDLAALKKVAIVACKSVRMRGRDRPSMDKITTTLEHSLARLMGSPCTEQPILPTEVVLGSSRLHMKSSQRSSNRSEIDVGENEDQRYEFRAPSWITFPSVTSSQRIKSSSSEAEVDVKNNNGNVCEGKIINIGNNNVGSGGDVLKSLEEEIGPASPQERLFLQHNF is encoded by the coding sequence ATGGGGTTCTCTTCATCACAATTCTTCATTGGATTTCTTCTTGAGCTTGTGGTTTTGGCATGCCTATGGTTGCAAGTTTCAAGCTTTGGCTCCATGTCTTCTGTGGCAGCCTCCTTTGGTGACAAACATGTTGTTTGTGGACTGAAACCAGATGGGTCTCATACTGTGACCTGTAATGGAACAAACTCAGCCATAATTCATGAAACACCAGCTCAATTCCAGTTCCTTGGTCTAACTGGTGGCGATGGCTTTGTGTGTGGGATTCTAATGAGTTCTAAGCAACCTTATTGTTGGGGTAGAAATcgttttattacaaaaaaaattgatgTGTCACAACCTTTGGTTAAAGGAGCTCAGTACCTAGAAATCAGTGCTGGGGATAACCATCTTTGTGGATTGAGGAAACCGTTGATTTGGGGAAAAACAGAAAGGAAAAATTCAATTGTTGATTGTTGGGGCTTCAACATGACCCGTACCTATGTGTTTGATGGAATAATTCAATCAATCTCAGCTGGCTCTGGTTTCAACTGTGGCTTGTTTTCTCAAAACAGGACTGCATTCTGTTGGGCTAATCATTATGCTAATAGTCTAGCAATTCTTGCGGTTCCTCGTGGCAAGAGATTCCGGAAGATTGCTGCTGGTGGGAATCATGTGTGTGGAATCCTAGAAGGGGTGAATTCTAGGACTGTTTGTTGGGGAAGGAGCTTGGACGAAATGCCGGTGAAAATGGCGAAAATCACATCGATACATGCAGATGCAGGACAAGGCCTAGGTAATGTTTTATTGCCTCCAAATGAGTCCATGATCTCTATAGTAGGAGGAAAGTTCCATGCCTGCGGCATTAAGACCAATGGTCTTGGAGTCATTTGCTGGGGCTATACCTATGGCCAAGGAACACCACCAAGTGGGACTAAAATAACTGATATTGCTGCTGGTGACTATTTCAATTGTGCAAATCTTGCTGAGAAATCTAATCAGATTCTTTGTTGGGGTGTTGGATACTCTAACTCTCTTCCAAAGCCAGCTGTGTTGCCAGGGAAGTGCAATTCCAATTCATGTCCTCCAGGTTCCTATGAAATGGAGCAGCATAAGGATAAGGGTGTTTGCAATTCATCAAATGCTCACTTTTGTGTTCCTTGCAGTGGTGCTTGTCCTTATGAAATGTATCAGACAAGTCCTTGCAATTTGACATCTGATAGGATATGTGAATATAACTGCTCTGCTTGTGTCTCACCTCAGTGCTTCTCCAATTGCTCCCCTTCTTCTCTCGGTTCTCCTCCCACCGGGAGTAGCAAAGATGAAAGATTCTGGTCTCTCCAGGTGCCGGTTGTTGTTGCGGAGATAGCTTTCGCAATTTTCATGGTTAGTATTCTATCTACAACTGCAGTTTTGTATGTTAGGTACAAGCTTAGAGATTGTCAGTGTTCAGCAACAAGGTCATCAAAGGTGAAGAAACATAATGTGAGTTCTTCTTCACTTCAAAAGGAGAATAGTAAGACTCGTCCGGAGATTCGGAAGGCTAAGAAGTTTAACTATGAAGAACTTGAAAGGGCAACTAGTGGATTCAAAGAAGAATATATAGTGGGGAAGGGAAGCTTTTCATGTGTGTTCAAGGGTGTTCTGAAAGATGGAACTGTTGTTGCTGTCAAAAGAGCCATAAGAGCACAGAAGAGTTCCAATGAGCTACAAACAGAACTTGACTTGCTCTCAAGGTTGAACCATGCACATTTGCTCAGTCTCCTAGGATATTGTGAAGAAGGAGGAGAGATAATTCTTGTTTATGAGTTCATGGCTCATGGTTCTTTGCACCAACACCTCCATGGCCAAAACAAGGAGTTAAAAGAACAGCTTGATTGGATCAGAAGGGTAACAATCGCGGTCCAAGCAGCGCGAGGAATAGAGTATCTCCATGGCTATGCTTGCCCTCCTGTGATTCATAGGGACATCAAGTCTTCAAACATTCTCATtgatgaagaacacaatgcaagAGTGGCTGATTTCGGTTTATCATTACTTGGCCCTGCAGATAGCAGCACCCCACTTGCTGAGCTACCTGCCGGAACACTCGGCTATCTTGATCCCGAGTACTATAGGCTTCATTATCTCACAACAAAATCCGATGTCTACAGCTTCGGTGTCCTACTTTTGGAACTCCTAAGTGGTAGAAAAGCCATTGACATGCAATATGATGAAGGGAACATAGTTCAATGGGCAAAGCCTCTAATCAAATCAGGGGATATTGCTGCAATCCTTGACCCGGTTCTGAAACCTCCTCCTGATCTTGCAGCCTTGAAAAAGGTTGCAATTGTGGCTTGCAAGAGTGTGAGAATGAGAGGGAGGGATAGGCCTTCAATGGACAAAATAACAACAACTTTGGAGCATTCTCTTGCAAGGTTAATGGGTAGCCCTTGTACTGAACAACCAATTTTGCCAACTGAGGTAGTTTTGGGAAGTAGCAGATTGCACATGAAATCATCTCAGAGGTCTTCAAACAGGTCAGAAATCGATGTTGGAGAGAACGAGGATCAGAGGTATGAGTTTAGAGCACCTTCATGGATAACATTCCCAAGTGTGACTTCTTCTCAGAGGATAAAGTCATCAAGCTCAGAGGCTGAGGTTGATGTGAAGAATAATAATGGTAATGTTTGTGAAGGGAAGATCATAAACATTGGTAATAACAATGTTGGAAGTGGTGGTGATGTTTTGAAGAGTCTTGAGGAAGAGATTGGTCCTGCTTCTCCCCAAGAAAGGTTGTTCTTGCAGCATAACTTCTAA
- the LOC112771817 gene encoding calmodulin-like protein 3 yields the protein MPAILLLYNILNSFLISLIPKKLRPFFPFSWFPHQTNNTSSSSSSSSSSPRRASRAIIITKTRIMDPNELRRVFQMFDRNGDGRISRSELTVSLENLGIFIPDKELAQMIDKIDANGDGFVDVEEFGELYESIMVERGDEEEDMKEAFNVFDQNGDGFISVEELRAVLSSLGLKQGRTDEDCKKMIMKVDADGDGMVNYGEFKQMMKGGGFSALS from the coding sequence ATGCCAGCTATTTTGCTTCTATACAACATTCTAAATTcattccttatttctctcattcCAAAGAAGCTAAgacccttctttcccttctcttgGTTCCCCCACCAAACAAAcaacacttcttcttcttcttcttcctcctcttcatcacCAAGAAGGGCCAGCAGGGCCATTATCATCACCAAGACAAGAATAATGGACCCAAATGAGCTCAGGCGAGTCTTCCAGATGTTCGACCGGAATGGAGACGGGAGAATCTCCAGGAGCGAGTTGACAGTCTCCCTGGAGAATCTCGGGATCTTCATTCCGGACAAGGAACTAGCTCAGATGATCGACAAGATTGATGCCAATGGGGATGGATTTGTGGATGTTGAAGAGTTTGGGGAGCTGTACGAGTCTATAATGGTGGAACGTGGTGATGAGGAGGAAGACATGAAGGAAGCTTTCAACGTGTTTGACCAGAATGGAGATGGGTTCATCAGCGTGGAGGAGTTGAGGGCGGTCTTGTCTTCCTTGGGGCTCAAGCAAGGTAGAACCGATGAAGATTGCAAGAAGATGATAATGAAGGTGGACGCTGATGGTGATGGCATGGTTAACTATGGAGAATTCAAGCAAATGATGAAGGGTGGTGGATTCAGTGCTCTCAGTTAA
- the LOC112771415 gene encoding protein FAR1-RELATED SEQUENCE 3 isoform X2 — protein MDHQSGQGFDSDDSDLDIQVEISRRLGKVEDGFPKDMELCAGEEEKFIEQSVADISADGEALEPFIGMEFNSREEARELYIAYGRRIGFTVRIHHNRRSRVNNQVIGQDFVCSKEGFRAKKYVHRKDRVLPPPPATREGCQAMIRLALRDGGKWVVTKFVKEHTHKLMSPSKVPWRGSGKHLDEKDKRIRELSLELYNERQKYKRRCAAYEEQLNNILNYLEKHTEHMSEKVADIVRSIREIEEEKADSDI, from the exons ATGGATCACCAATCTGGCCAGGGATTTGATTCAGATGATAGTGACCTTGATATACAAGTAGAAATTAGCAGAAGACTTGGTAAAGTGGAAGATGGATTTCCAAAAGACATGGAACTTTGTGCAGGTGAAGAGGAGAAGTTTATTGAACAATCTGTAGCAGATATTTCAGCAGATGGAGAAGCTTTAGAACCATTCATAGGCATGGAGTTCAATTCAAGAGAAGAGGCCAGAGAACTATACATTGCCTACGGTAGGCGGATAGGATTTACAGTACGAATACACCATAACCGTCGTTCACGAGTAAATAACCAGGTTATTGGTCAAGATTTTGTCTGCTCAAAAGAAGGCTTTCGTGCAAAAAAGTATGTGCACAGAAAAGACAGAGTGCTTCCTCCTCCACCAGCCACCCGAGAAGGCTGTCAGGCCATGATAAGGTTGGCTTTGCGGGATGGAGGGAAgtgggttgtcacaaaatttgtTAAGGAGCATACTCATAAGCTAATGAGTCCTAGTAAAGTTCCATGGCGAGGATCTGGGAAGCACTTG GATGAGAAAGATAAGAGGATCCGTGAACTATCGCTTGAGTTGTACAACGAAAGGCAAAAATACAAACGACGTTGCGCTGCATATGAAGAACAGTTAAATAATATCCTGAACTATTTGGAAAAGCACACAGAACACATGTCTGAAAAAGTTGCAGATATAGTCCGAAGTATAAGAGAGATTGAGGAGGAAAAAGCAGATTCAGATATCTGA
- the LOC112771415 gene encoding protein FAR1-RELATED SEQUENCE 3 isoform X1, with protein MDHQSGQGFDSDDSDLDIQVEISRRLGKVEDGFPKDMELCAGEEEKFIEQSVADISADGEALEPFIGMEFNSREEARELYIAYGRRIGFTVRIHHNRRSRVNNQVIGQDFVCSKEGFRAKKYVHRKDRVLPPPPATREGCQAMIRLALRDGGKWVVTKFVKEHTHKLMSPSKVPWRGSGKHLVSEDEKDKRIRELSLELYNERQKYKRRCAAYEEQLNNILNYLEKHTEHMSEKVADIVRSIREIEEEKADSDI; from the exons ATGGATCACCAATCTGGCCAGGGATTTGATTCAGATGATAGTGACCTTGATATACAAGTAGAAATTAGCAGAAGACTTGGTAAAGTGGAAGATGGATTTCCAAAAGACATGGAACTTTGTGCAGGTGAAGAGGAGAAGTTTATTGAACAATCTGTAGCAGATATTTCAGCAGATGGAGAAGCTTTAGAACCATTCATAGGCATGGAGTTCAATTCAAGAGAAGAGGCCAGAGAACTATACATTGCCTACGGTAGGCGGATAGGATTTACAGTACGAATACACCATAACCGTCGTTCACGAGTAAATAACCAGGTTATTGGTCAAGATTTTGTCTGCTCAAAAGAAGGCTTTCGTGCAAAAAAGTATGTGCACAGAAAAGACAGAGTGCTTCCTCCTCCACCAGCCACCCGAGAAGGCTGTCAGGCCATGATAAGGTTGGCTTTGCGGGATGGAGGGAAgtgggttgtcacaaaatttgtTAAGGAGCATACTCATAAGCTAATGAGTCCTAGTAAAGTTCCATGGCGAGGATCTGGGAAGCACTTGGTGAGTGAG GATGAGAAAGATAAGAGGATCCGTGAACTATCGCTTGAGTTGTACAACGAAAGGCAAAAATACAAACGACGTTGCGCTGCATATGAAGAACAGTTAAATAATATCCTGAACTATTTGGAAAAGCACACAGAACACATGTCTGAAAAAGTTGCAGATATAGTCCGAAGTATAAGAGAGATTGAGGAGGAAAAAGCAGATTCAGATATCTGA